ATTTGAATCTATTCTGGTATCAATTTGGACCTTTTCATACTTAAACTTTAGAACAATGTTAGAAATAAACTACTTTCGCCAGAAACACCCAAAGGCAGCTGTATAAGCACCATCATTCTGGATCACATACCTAACACGATCTAAGATTTCTTTCAGATCATAAATGTCTCGGGAATTTTTTTATATTGCTTTGGCATTTCCAAATACCAGCCTCAGAATTTTGATAAAACTATTTGAGAAAAAGTATAAGCATTTCATTGGTATACATATTTAATAAACCAGCAAGGAAAATTTCAAGGTCTTTACCAATGAGATGTAAGATTCGACATGTCAATAACAACCGCTCGTGTTGAAAATTTTGGAGAATCAAAAGCAAGTTACAGAACATGTATAAGATTGCAAAGCAACAAGGAAATTCATGGGGAAATAAACGTTGGTGAACAAACCCGATAACTAAAGTGGTTCCAGCAGTAGCAATACTAGATGCAAGGCTGACATTATATCCAACAAGCTTCTTTAGCTCATCCTGCTCCATATTTTTATTGTCTTTCATCTTTACAGAAACAATGCAACCGTTAGTTATCATAACTATACAATATCAAGATGAATATAGAAGGAGAACTGAAATGGCAACAATGaaattccttttcttttgcaaGTAAGAACAGTACCTACCGTACTACTAGGAGGTTCAAAAATAAAATCTCGATCTCTTTCTAAAGTGGATTGAGAATTAACTTATCAAAATATCTGAGATGATTTAAAATGTAGAAGTTATCTCCCTTTTATTTGCAAACATTTTTAGTCCTACATCTGACATACTAGAATATAATTTCaactaacaaaatcaaaatcgacATTTATCACCTACTTCGGATAGAATGCACGACAGTATGTCCTTTATTTCTCTATGAAATACTGCTTTTAAAGTCAGCATAGACAATTCCTAGATTTGTATTCTGGTTTCCAGTGACTAGCATGGTCTTTCTGAGTTCTGTTTTCAGGGAAGCGAAGGGGAAAATAAACTTCATACAGTAACAGGACTAAGTTCCATGAGATCTGGAAACTGGAAAGTTGAGTGAGAATAGAATAGTgctcaaaaatagaaaacttgaaGCCAGTGTGACAATCACTGATCAATATCCAAAATAACACAACTTAGAAGGAATAAGAAAAACTCACTGCTTTTTCGATGGACTCGAGCttcttttcaacttttgtgttATGTATGTACCGTAAAGAATAACCTaccaaaagaaaatcaaaagtcaAGAAGGGGCTTAAAAAAGGTAGCTATAATAGCAATTACCAACATGTTAGTTTGTGTTGTGTTGGGGGTAAGTAGAACGAATTGATAGCAGCTTACACTGTTTAAAAGTAAGGGAGTTTTGACTTTACAAGGATGGTTATAAATTAATACTTCATCTGTCACAGGGAGTACATCAGAGGCATTGCTAGTCTCTGGCTTTTCTACCCTTCTGCTCATTTACATACAAACGGGCTATCCCTGACTACTTTACAGCCAATCTTTTTACCGCTATTATTAAACTCTCATCGTCAAATCAGAGAGATTCTAGCCAAACATTCTTTCTTACCTCTCTTCACACTATTATGTATATTGGACTATCCTACAGATTATATCTCTAGATATCAAAATCTTTAAGACTGCTCCTTACTGAATTTTTGTGCTCCTCCCAGAATGTATCTCAATTAATCAAAATTGGGTCTTGGAAGTTCCTCATGGAGATATCTACAATTTACTCTTCAGGTTTGCAGTATTTGAGTGCAATCGCCTCGCTTGTATGAATTCATGTTTGATGGCGAAGTATTTCATCTGTTTATGAAACATTTGCTCCAAGGTACTCAGCTTTAACCAGTTAGTGCATGCCTAGGAAATGCGCTTTTCATGTTATCTACTGATCCTAGTCAGTCACTGTGACTCTGTGAGTGTGCCCAAATAGTTTCGTGTCTGAAGTTGGCTTCTACGTTGTGCCAGACTTCTCTAAAACAAAACTATCTTTAAAGAAGCTGCGAGCCTTGGTAATAGACCGAAAGGGCTCATAAATGTTTAAAGATGGTTCTATTcatgagttttcacaattaagctactaaacattcaatattcaaagCTCATCCAAAGAACAAACCCAATTATTAGACTCACCATATGCCTGATATTAAGTGGGCAGAATCAGCCACTATCTTTCAGCTGATTTATGTTAATATCACCTAAACACTATAAACAAATTACAGAACAAACTGTACTTTGTTCTTAGATTATGTGAACAATGACCTCTCAATGTAAATAACCCTTAGTTCAATACAGTATAATAACAATGTAATAACCCTTTCAATTGGAGAGTTCATGTTTGATGTTCAACTAAAAGTTTTAAGAACATAGACAATGTAAGAAAAAAACTCACCAATCCATGCAGTTCCAACAGATGCTAGAGAAGTCGAGATTGTAAACACCACTTTATGCCTCTCAAAAATATCCTTCAGTAACAAATTGGAAAATTATCAATACCCCACTAAAAACCAACACTTTGAACAGCTTGCAATCAACTACAATAAAAAACAGAAATTAAATAAAGCCCATTACACTAATCTCAAAATTAAGCAAAATAAAATGTAGAAAAGTGATTAATTTGTTACCTTAGTTGAAAAGTAAGTATCTTGACAAGCAGACCATGAGTTCAGAACTTTCTTCTTCACATAAGGAAGAGCTAGAGTATCGACAACCCTAGCCTTAGAATTCCTCAATCGCTGAAATCTACTCAGGAACATCTTTTCTAGTACAAGGATTTACGATCATAAATCCCAGATTTTGTAGAACCCCAGATACTGGAGGAGTTTAGCAGGACGAGATTTTCATCTATTTGCTAATTGCTTTCTAATTGCTTTTCAGTGAAGCCAGAATAATGTGTTCTTGAGACGTTGGATTCGTTTCAGGCTTTTACCACCCTAATTTGCGCAGTATACGGATTATGGACGGATGTGCCGAAAAAAAGCCATACCGGCTTAGTCCAGCCCACTACAGCCTGTATAAGTAGGCCAAAGCAACAAAGCTTGGCCTGACCGGATGCTAGCCATTTTAGGAGCTGCCATTTTAGAGGTAGCACTGACGTGGACACAACGCAATGGGATATGGATATGAGCACGCCATGAGGATATGGATATGAGCATTCACTAGGACGCAGACATGTAACGAAATTAGTGATATTTCCTACTAAAATGTATATGTTATGAATATAATTTCCCAACAACGTCAATAAATTATTAATAATTGACAAATTTGTGTAAGGAGAAATATATATGCTAATGCAATAATACTTACATAAAAAATTCAGGAACTTTTGGTAGATATTTGTATTAAAATAATTTATGATATATGCATGTGGTGTCACCGATGTGTCTGACGCGAAAACGCGCACATCCTAATGTCAGTCACGAGTCCGTCGCAGAAACACACACGTTTTAAACGGGCCCGTGCTGACCAGCTTCGGTTACACTATCTAGAATAGTGAGAAAAACTAATTAGAGCGTGAATCGGCGATTGACTCGGTGTCTAAATCGTCTTTACGTTAGTCTCTAAATCGTCTTCAACTCGGTACTAGTCAAGCTTGATATGGAAAGTACTGACAGGGACACGACATGAACATGTGGACCGGCAAAATTCAATATCACGAGGACACAAATACGTTTACATAGATTaactatataatttttatatacgAAGAGCATACTCTTATACGTAGTATACCAACCAATTAATGAAACAAATACACGGGAAAAAAACATGATTTTATGTTGTTAGGTTAGCACACCAATAGAAATTTTGATAATATACCAATTTTCCTAACATATTAGATTACCCCAATAATAATGTAGAATATAGATTTCTACATGTGGGTGGGTATATAAGACAAaggctttaaaaaaaaaactagatggTTAATAGACTACTAGACAGTGAGTCTTTCGGATAAGATGGCAGTTTATTTTCTCTTCCTTATctctttgtttcttcttcttctctatcttgtttcttctatgaatctttgtaatcaaatatcagcaataaatctttaaataagtATAGATTTATCATATTAAGTCACAACTCTTTTGAaagttaattaatttttttttttgatgaaatagACTTTTATTAACCTCAAGTGTCATCTTTGTATGTTATGGAAAAACAAAGCGACAAACATCACCATATATCTTCATGTTAGGTGAATTTTTCGGTTTGTTTTGTAATTGATCAATAATTTATTTGCATTTTTTTCTCAAAGTCCTACAGTAACCCTAACATTTCGGCCATTTGCATTAGCCGCATGCTTGCatagaaaaaaaaagtatatataaTAAATCTAGTCCAGTTTTCATAGAGTCCATTGATTTAGTTGGTGAGTTTGCATATTTCTCTGTTTGGTTCGTACGATTTTTCTTCCCATTATCCATTACTCCTACATCAAATGAATTACCGCATATACTATCACAGGTATGCCAACATATCATCACCATAGTTTAGCGAAACCATAACCCTAGATACTAGATAACCAGTAGTTGCATATTGCACGTGTTTAGCATATCTCTTGTTAATTTTCCATGATTAGTTGTCAAAATCGTAGGCAACAACAACATATTCATTAGTTACCATTAGTTAATTAGTCCATCGCCATTTGTTTCCACGACCTAATTAAACCTGCAGAGTTCAACCTTTTCCGAACACAACTATTACGTATTATCCTATTATTTGTTTTAGCCCAAAGTGGATCCCAACAATAGGCCAGTTCGATCCAATATCTATACCAATATACCTTGATACAGAAAATACATAAATAAAAATCCATCTCCAGTCCTTCCACTTTTTGATGGTACGGATGGAGTAGAATGGTTGTTTGAAGTGGAATCATATTTTGAGACTAATAATATTGCACCACATGGGAAAACTGCAATAGATGTTTCACATCTCGAAGGGAATGCACTAATATGAAATAAGTGGGAAACTTTTTATATGAGATCATGGTATAATTTTTTGTGTGGTATATCATCTAAGTTTGGAGAGATGACTTACGGGAAATATCAAGCGGCTAAAGTAGCTAAATATGAGCAAATTGAAGCCGTTCATGATTTCAACTATACATCATCAAACATATTTGTAAAGGTTGATGATTTTTTCATTGATACTATCGAAGTAATATGCACCGAGTCGAAGACAGAAGAAAAACAAGTTGTAGTTGTGTCGAGATCCAACCTTGAGGGCAAGGTCCTATTTAAGGAGGGTGGAATGATAAGACCATATGCAAAGCTTATATATGCGTATATGGTGGACTTTTAGGGCAAAATCCCATTTAAGGAGGGTGGAATGACAAGACCACGACTTATCTGAgacgccccaaatactaaacctgcttagctaataggattacaacctaatagaAGCATCAGATCTAGATTActcattttaagaatcataatcaCATAAACCAAACCCGATACAAACCCAAACACTCAGATATTATATAAATTATAATCTCTCGAGTGATATAAATATAATAATGTGTTGATTAAAATAAATTAACAAAGACACATAACACGAGATACACAATATCACTAACATTTAATAAAACTATAGGCTTTGAGTACAAATATCTTCACGCGCACCTTTTCTTCTgaatactgaaactgaagtgggaacgagtgagcacatcatcccaaacgggtgcccaatggaaacaaaataacgttcaagtaatcactaatatgCTTCTCAGTTCTAAAGAATGGTAATAAAACATGTCATCATGCATAATATGTGTAAGAGTAATTTCCCCAAATACCTCGATATACTATTTCCTCATCTGGGTCATTAACGACATAAATTAggttataaaataaaaagtaatactaTTTCGCTTTACGCGCTAGATAGCTATTATATGCACTTCCCGTGCTATGTATTGCCTCATCTGGGCTATAAGACTTAGCAAGGGGCTGTGGGGAGACCACAGTCACTCCTCGCGGGGATTTCACTCAAACACACATCAAATTATTCACACAGCAATAAGCAAGCATCGTAAGATATCATTCATGAAAGAATGTTATTCTAATTCCACTTCCTTAGGTATTGCGTACCATGATAACAATATCCGTGAAAGACCACCACCGGATGAATCTACAAAAGTGATACTAGAACAACTAAAATATGTCATTCAGActtcgccaaactcattggagaaaacGAAAGCAGAATAAATCCAGACTCGAATGATAGCTCCATCCACACAGAgagcccatacaaaccatgattcaagaACTACCATCATAAGTCCCGAAGGTTTTgaaatcaagcataatatgcaaacAAATGGATTTCTCAAAAGAAATTGTAAAAGGTAATATTCCCTTATATAACGATATTGCCTCATCTGGGTTATAATAAGCATAAaaatagatataacatttggagaatccacacaatgcatattacacaacatacccaATCATTTACACACAAATATGCTCATAAGAAGTAATGGCACATCATGCTCGCATTAAAAAGAATGCTCAATAATTACAATAAGGTTACAAAGTTCCCaactgatttgatgacaagccatgcctacctcgagaacTTCAATCCACTAATTTATCCTTTGAATCGGTCGTTGTTAataaatattaattgttaatcacacaagcactcttaGGAATTATCCAAAAAGGCTCAAAACATAATCTCATATATTTCTCTAGTtataaactaagtgaactatctaatggctCTAAGCTCAGGACTACTAAACTCGTCCCATTATACAAGGTCTAGTCCActggggtcaactaacagtctctAACAGTCAAAGGGTCAACGTCCAGTCAAGGTTAAGTCAACGGTCCACTGGCCAAGTCCTGGTCAACGATTTGAGTCGCTGAGTCAAATCGGGTCAAGCCTGGTTACAGGGTCAACTCAGTCAGAAGACTGATTCATGTAAATAAACTGACTCAGGCGAGTCAGACTAGACAATCAACTGTCCAGGATAAAACACAAGGCCTGAGCCATTAGCTCATGCCACAAACTGATGCATTAAAATGAAAAACACAAATCAAAATACAAATGTAACAATACTAATCTATTACTCTAATTTCCAACCTACATCTCAGTTCAACTCCAACTCTATTACTTCTCAATTACAACTATCTTCATTACCAGTTCTCTGTTAATCAACACAAACAACACCATCAGTTCAGTTCTTCATTGCATCACAGTCCTTCATttcagcatcaacaacaacaacagttaaaCCTCTAATGCTTCTCAACCTACAATTCTAATACTAGCTCCACTCATGTACCACATATTGCATTCGCATCCAAACCAGTTCCATGACCATTTCATCTTCACCACCAATTCAACTCAATTCAATCATCTAACATGACATACACCACCACTTGTATCTCGAATTCCATTTGCAACCCATCTATTTACTAACttcatcatttctcagaagcCACCACCAATTCAATACTCCCACCAACATCATTATCCGAGACACAACTCTGAATTGTAGCAACACCACCAATTCTTTCTCCCTGAATCACAACACAAACCTAGATAGACTATAATTCACATATTTATTCCATATATCCAATTCCACCTCAAAACCATTCACTATCATAAGTTCAACCTAACTACTTTAGAACCTCAACAAGTTACTCATACCCCTGCAATCCAATACAATATAATCCCATCCATAACTTCTTCTCACCAACAACACTCACTTTCATTTCCATCTTATGATTACAGAACCCTAGTTCTAGAACACCCACAACAACAACAGATTCTAAGTTCACTAACACGAAATGAGACCCCTAGGTCACTGGTTTAACCAAACACTTCCAATTTTTACTTCAAGTTCAACAATTAAACACACCAAAAACTATATAAACACATATACATCTCAAAGAACATAATTCAATTCAATTGACTAAAAAGGTATTACCTTAAGTTGAAATCCCTAATTCTCCAATTCTGATTTACAGCTCCTGTTTGAAACTGAATCTTAAAATTATCTTCACCTCTTGTTCTTCATAACCCATCTCCAATCGATCCCCTAGAACATCAACTTCGTCCTCTAATTCCTCTTTGAACTTCTTATAAAACCCTCGTTCTTATTTTAGGGAAgaactgaaaccctaactctttgaTTCATCACTGAATCATCTCCAAAACCCTAACTAATCGTCTACCCATTGTTCTTCATCTAACTGTAGCCCCATAATCATCTTCTAGATCTCCATCAAATGAGTGCGAAACAATTTGAAACAACACACAAATCCATAAGTCTTTCTACAACTAATATTTAAAATTAGTAGTTCTAGGTTCGATAGACCAAAATCTGTTTTAATAAACTATATACTCTATCATAAAGGTTCCATATAAATATGTAATCTAATCATAATTATCAACCTCAGGTATGCTGATTTAAACACTAATAAATAAATGAGTCTAAGTTCTTCACACTAATTTTCTATCTCAATAAATTGATAACTCTACGTATAAGTTAAGGTACTCAATAAGTTTCTATATGACTTCCGGAATCTGTCAATATATTAATCTCACTAATTTTTCTAGTATCGGTTTGACTACGTGTTCATATTTCTAATCTTATTATTCTCTAATTGTAAATGAGCTTATAAAACACAATGCAATTGGTTTAACCTATAATTTTTACTTCATTTTATGCACGCACAACAAGAAAATGAACCAATCAAGCACAAAGATCATTTAGtttttgatagcttttagtgattaagatttatctcacaccATACTAGTTCTAAACTATTCTAATTCACTAAGTAGCATTGGCTATTACCTATTgttgcccatgtaagatctaatagtgggctctgataccaagttgagacgccccaaatactaaacctgcttagctaataagaTTACAACCTAATAGAAGCATCAGATCTAGATTAcccattttaagaatcataattacataaaccAAACCCGATACAAACCCAAACActctgatattatataaatgaaaatCTCTCGAGTGATATAAATATAATAATTTGTTGATTAAAATAAATTAACAAAGACGCATAACACGAGATACACAATATCACTAACATTTAATAAAACTCTAGGCTTTGAGTACAGATATCTTCACGCACACCTTTTTTTATGAATACTGAAActaaagtgggaacgagtgagcacatcatcccaaaaggatgcccaatggaaacaaaataacgttcaagtaatcactaatatgCTTCTCAGTTCTAAAGAATGGTAATAAAACATGTCATCATGCATAATATGTGTAAGAGTAATTTCCCCAAATACCTCGATATACTATTTCCTCATCTGGGTCATTAACGACATAAATTAggttataaaataaaaagtaatactaTTTCGCTTTACGCGCTAGATAGTTATTATATGCACTTCCCGTACTATGTATTGCCTCATCTGGGATATAAGACTTAGCAAGGAGATGTGGGGAGACCACAATCACTCCTCGCGGGGATTTCACTCAAACACACATCAAATTATTCACACAGCAATAAACAAGCATCGTAAGATATCATTCATGAAAGAATGTTATTCTAATTCCACTTCCTCAGGTATTGCGCACCATAATAACAATATCCGTGAAAGACCACCACCGGATGAATCTACAAAAGTGATACTAGAACAACTAAAATATGTCATTCAGACCTCACCAAACTCATTAGAGAAAGCGAAAGTAGAATAACTCCAGACTCGAATGATAGCTCCATCCACACAGAgagcccatacaaaccatgattcaagaATTACCATCATAAGTCCCGAAGGTTTtgcaatcaagcataatatgcaaatAAATGGATTCTCACAAGAAATTGTAAAAGGTAATATTCCCCTATATAATGATATTGCCTCATCTGGGCTATAATAAGCATAAaaatagatataacatttggagaatccacacaatgcatattacacaacatacccaATCATTTACACACAAATATGCTCATAAGAAGTAATGGCACATCATGCTCGCATTAAAAAgaatgctcaatgattacaagaaggttacagagttcccacttgatttgatgacaagccatgcctacctcgagaacTTCAATCCACTGGTTTATCCTTTGAATcggtcgttgttaataaagattaactgttaatcacacaagcactcttaGGAATTATCCaaaaaggctcataacataatctcatatatTTCTCTAGTtataaactaagtgaactatctaatggctCTAAACCCAAGACTACTAAACTCGGCCCATTATACAAGGTCTAGTCCActggggtcaactaacagtctctaacactcaaagggtcaactaacagtcaacgttcaGTCAAGGTTAAGTCAATGTTCCACTGGTCAAGTCCTGGTCAACGATTTAAGTCACTGAGTCAAATCTGGTTACAGGGTCAACTCAGTCAGAAGACTGATTCATGTAAATAAACTGACTCAGGCGAGTCAGACTAGACAATCAACTGTCCAGGATAAAACACAAGGCCT
Above is a genomic segment from Papaver somniferum cultivar HN1 chromosome 10, ASM357369v1, whole genome shotgun sequence containing:
- the LOC113318506 gene encoding uncharacterized protein LOC113318506 → MFLSRFQRLRNSKARVVDTLALPYVKKKVLNSWSACQDTYFSTKDIFERHKVVFTISTSLASVGTAWIGYSLRYIHNTKVEKKLESIEKAMKDNKNMEQDELKKLVGYNVSLASSIATAGTTLVIGYALGWRGGKWFANRKFRKEQLKMLGMKTPARWKLPSLRNPFPRLPSLKRRLRLPGKPSKKSDTLADTAVTTNSGNLQSVPR